Proteins co-encoded in one Marinobacter gudaonensis genomic window:
- a CDS encoding S8 family peptidase, translating into MSIFAALRLLVTISGLLVLAGCGGGGGSASAGCLGELGSFSQSAVNAQSVSVSGVIDIESQTRIDSDTADDLRINQSISNNCDDEAQRLPVTGVVGGYLSPSAGTYPARSGESTRFDFAQDAQDYFKADLKPGDRVSLQVFSDERLEAPRPRLQIFDGEDREVFVGAPGDSQSILHVIESGRGNYTIRVGAQSGGPFRYVLIVAERNAESMMNAAYQKPDFVPGEAIVTFAGVNSNSDAPSSLTSSMSAEPVRELRPGVWHLRQNEFKSMAGANSKLAKIKTAAWVQQLRNQAGVSAASPNYIYHAQTTSPESNPLYGRQWNSTLISLPSAWQAAPNAGVGVGVAVLDTGLFSSAPNTAGNWHPDLEQNVLVVSTSSSSPDFVGLQNDLDNEPGRDSNPADPGDGQPRSSNFHGTHVAGIVASVDNSIGVVGVAHRSDLIPVRVLGEAGTGNLADLIAAIEWAGNQAEIDVINLSLGGVAPNSQLENAINAAHNAGKLVVAAAGNQATDEPTYPAAYPNVVGVGAVDAGGERASYSNVGASVSLVAPGGDASRDANLDTRADIIVSTWGTDDEGVFEPGYAGLQGTSMAAPHVSGLFALMKGEKPSLSSDEFFALMVGGQLTDAKENSTEYGAGLINAVKAVDAALDGNIPDVLAASPSVVTFVNSDSQIQLALNQYPTQADITVVGISADAEWLRVGPELVAGEPSPPAVTLSINAALLGQTQSGTAELQIDYRGSGTVRSLSVPVNVRLSDPSDRGDAGRHYVLLLSADEARNTVYQQVVSAIGGQYRFEFGNVEPGNYLLVAGTDMDNNGFICENGEACAEYPVNGLPQIIKVQETELTGLRMSTSFRRPTINSLGGPRVGFEGYSLKSVNSEMNEPTRRMEDSP; encoded by the coding sequence ATGTCTATTTTTGCCGCCTTGAGACTGCTCGTGACCATTTCCGGCCTGCTGGTTCTCGCAGGCTGTGGGGGTGGCGGGGGATCTGCTAGCGCTGGATGCTTGGGTGAATTAGGAAGCTTTTCTCAGAGTGCAGTGAACGCCCAATCGGTGTCGGTTAGTGGTGTAATTGATATCGAGAGTCAGACTCGGATTGACTCTGATACTGCCGACGATCTACGCATAAACCAGTCGATAAGCAACAATTGTGATGATGAGGCTCAACGCCTGCCCGTTACGGGCGTGGTGGGCGGTTATTTGAGCCCCTCGGCAGGAACATACCCGGCCCGGTCAGGGGAAAGCACACGTTTCGACTTTGCACAGGATGCTCAGGATTATTTCAAAGCTGACCTTAAACCTGGAGATCGAGTCTCCCTTCAGGTCTTCAGCGACGAGCGTTTAGAAGCACCTAGGCCGCGGTTGCAAATCTTTGACGGAGAAGATCGCGAGGTCTTCGTTGGCGCGCCTGGCGACTCTCAGTCGATTCTGCATGTCATAGAGTCTGGGAGGGGCAATTACACCATTCGAGTGGGTGCACAGTCAGGAGGTCCGTTTCGTTATGTGCTGATCGTCGCCGAGCGCAACGCTGAAAGCATGATGAATGCGGCCTACCAAAAGCCCGATTTCGTCCCGGGTGAGGCAATCGTCACGTTTGCAGGAGTCAATTCGAATTCAGACGCCCCTTCGTCGCTTACGAGTTCCATGTCGGCTGAGCCAGTTCGCGAGCTCCGACCGGGCGTCTGGCATCTACGACAGAACGAATTTAAGTCCATGGCTGGGGCGAATAGTAAGCTGGCCAAGATCAAAACCGCTGCTTGGGTGCAGCAGTTGCGCAATCAGGCCGGCGTAAGTGCTGCCTCTCCAAACTATATTTACCATGCCCAGACGACCAGTCCCGAGAGTAATCCCCTTTACGGGCGCCAATGGAATTCCACCTTGATCAGTCTTCCCAGCGCTTGGCAGGCGGCCCCCAACGCGGGTGTTGGTGTGGGCGTTGCTGTGCTCGACACAGGCCTTTTCAGTTCAGCTCCCAATACCGCAGGAAACTGGCATCCTGATCTTGAGCAAAACGTTCTAGTAGTGTCTACGTCATCATCCTCGCCTGATTTTGTGGGCCTTCAGAATGACCTGGATAACGAACCGGGGCGTGACTCTAATCCAGCTGATCCAGGTGATGGACAGCCCAGGAGCAGCAATTTTCATGGTACCCACGTAGCCGGAATTGTCGCGTCTGTCGATAACTCAATAGGCGTGGTCGGAGTCGCCCATCGATCTGATCTCATCCCTGTACGAGTCCTCGGGGAGGCGGGCACTGGAAATCTGGCCGACCTGATCGCTGCGATAGAGTGGGCCGGTAATCAGGCTGAGATCGATGTCATTAATCTCAGCCTCGGAGGCGTCGCACCTAATTCTCAGCTCGAAAACGCGATCAATGCGGCACACAACGCGGGAAAGCTGGTAGTCGCAGCCGCGGGCAATCAGGCAACCGACGAACCGACATACCCTGCAGCGTATCCGAATGTTGTGGGTGTTGGTGCGGTTGACGCAGGAGGTGAGCGGGCATCCTATTCGAATGTTGGGGCGTCGGTGAGTTTGGTGGCACCTGGGGGCGATGCCAGTCGTGACGCAAATCTGGATACACGGGCAGATATTATCGTTAGTACCTGGGGCACCGATGATGAGGGGGTTTTCGAGCCCGGATACGCAGGACTTCAGGGAACTTCAATGGCCGCGCCTCACGTTTCAGGCTTGTTTGCCCTCATGAAGGGAGAAAAGCCATCACTTTCTTCCGATGAGTTTTTTGCCCTGATGGTTGGTGGCCAACTTACGGATGCAAAGGAAAACAGCACCGAATATGGAGCTGGTCTGATCAACGCAGTCAAAGCCGTGGATGCGGCCTTGGATGGAAACATTCCAGACGTGCTTGCGGCGTCCCCATCGGTGGTCACTTTTGTTAATAGTGACAGCCAGATCCAACTTGCGTTAAACCAATATCCGACGCAGGCCGACATCACTGTAGTTGGGATTTCTGCCGATGCGGAATGGCTTCGGGTTGGGCCTGAGCTAGTCGCAGGCGAACCTTCTCCCCCAGCGGTCACTCTGAGCATAAATGCGGCATTGCTTGGGCAAACTCAAAGTGGAACGGCGGAGCTGCAAATCGACTACAGAGGATCGGGAACTGTTCGAAGTCTGTCGGTTCCGGTAAACGTGCGCCTTTCCGATCCCAGTGACAGAGGAGACGCTGGCCGGCACTATGTTTTGCTGCTGTCTGCAGATGAAGCACGGAATACAGTGTATCAACAGGTAGTATCTGCGATCGGGGGACAGTATCGATTTGAATTCGGCAACGTCGAGCCGGGTAATTATCTTTTAGTCGCTGGCACTGATATGGACAACAATGGCTTTATTTGCGAAAACGGCGAGGCCTGCGCTGAGTATCCCGTGAATGGACTGCCGCAGATTATTAAAGTTCAGGAAACAGAGCTTACTGGTCTCCGCATGAGTACAAGCTTTCGGAGACCAACAATCAATTCACTTGGCGGACCTCGTGTTGGCTTCGAGGGGTATAGCCTGAAATCCGTCAATTCGGAAATGAACGAGCCGACCAGACGAATGGAGGACAGTCCTTGA
- a CDS encoding TRAP transporter large permease subunit, giving the protein MNWRALTAPAARTLYPVHRLHGAVLLLLLLFTLLLGMGNSLHSRLLWVGEQTWPNYYLLNPDAKEPTCQLEMDVDAEVARRVQAYKPDPDDLFSSPPNPEAIRKSLQSNLELCQQQYALYQQNLEHATPALGVFKAVEQGLAEFLLDNIELTKYLFIAMFAMAAAIAALDTDHIALRLPRNRAEWRLSQGVQFVVNGLMVLSLNAYLGKLASSPGSEATMDLQYAWAGVFGLFMVINAIRFVNVPERIRAGKLSASSGLVVPLYCAMGLIAMSYFFLVDGYASGLAIYFGMMSNLSSMFINIGLYVLVGMMLKQTRIPELLLNLIKPFNLPAPLLASVIIFATAFPTAFTGASGIFILAVGGVVYDELRRAGAGRQLSLATTAMSGSLGVVLNPCLLIVVVAALNKEVTTTELYGWGFWVFIMSATLFSLVVCKTQGNWKPRPAPGAFRAALGESRALVPYALVGALVIAAIWIVLGLKFNEYSAPLILPLVMLALVLLDSTKANRTGSETRSQAFWNRSSAAASDSAVHIGALLALIGFSICLGGILERSDIVHALFPEDLTSPWIAMLVIVVMLTVIGMVMDPFGAVILVSATIAQPAIQLGIDPLHFWIVCLVAFELGYLSPPVALNHLLTRQVVGETEVLAAERTGSFWHRYERLLLPLAVMGPTLLFVAFVPMLFYAL; this is encoded by the coding sequence ATGAACTGGCGAGCACTGACCGCTCCGGCTGCGAGAACCCTCTACCCCGTGCATCGATTGCACGGGGCCGTTCTCCTGCTTCTGTTGTTGTTCACCCTGCTGCTGGGCATGGGAAACTCCCTGCACTCGCGGTTGCTGTGGGTGGGCGAACAGACCTGGCCTAACTACTACCTGCTGAACCCTGACGCCAAGGAACCCACCTGCCAGCTGGAAATGGACGTGGACGCAGAGGTGGCGCGACGGGTGCAGGCCTACAAACCAGACCCGGACGATCTGTTCAGCTCGCCCCCCAATCCGGAGGCCATTCGCAAGTCCCTGCAGAGCAACCTGGAGCTTTGTCAGCAGCAATACGCCCTGTATCAACAGAACCTGGAACACGCCACGCCCGCGCTGGGTGTGTTCAAGGCGGTAGAGCAGGGGCTGGCCGAGTTCCTGCTCGACAACATTGAGCTGACCAAGTACCTGTTCATTGCCATGTTCGCCATGGCGGCCGCCATTGCCGCCCTGGATACGGACCACATTGCCCTGAGACTGCCCCGCAACCGCGCTGAATGGCGACTGAGCCAGGGGGTGCAGTTTGTCGTGAACGGGCTGATGGTGCTGTCTCTCAACGCCTATCTCGGCAAGCTGGCAAGCTCGCCGGGCTCGGAGGCCACCATGGACCTCCAGTATGCCTGGGCAGGTGTGTTCGGCCTGTTCATGGTGATCAACGCCATTCGCTTTGTGAACGTCCCCGAGCGCATCCGGGCCGGCAAGCTCTCTGCATCGTCGGGGCTGGTGGTTCCGCTGTATTGCGCCATGGGTCTGATCGCCATGTCGTACTTCTTCCTGGTGGACGGCTACGCCTCGGGCCTGGCGATCTACTTCGGGATGATGTCCAACCTGTCCTCCATGTTCATCAACATCGGCCTGTACGTGCTGGTGGGCATGATGCTCAAGCAGACCCGGATTCCGGAGCTGCTGCTGAACCTGATCAAGCCGTTCAACCTGCCCGCGCCACTGCTGGCTTCGGTAATCATCTTTGCGACGGCGTTCCCGACTGCCTTTACCGGCGCCTCCGGTATTTTCATTCTGGCGGTGGGCGGTGTGGTCTACGACGAGCTGCGCAGAGCCGGTGCCGGCAGACAGCTTTCTCTGGCGACCACGGCGATGTCTGGCAGCCTCGGGGTGGTACTCAATCCATGCCTGTTGATCGTGGTGGTGGCCGCCTTGAACAAAGAAGTGACCACAACCGAACTCTATGGCTGGGGCTTCTGGGTGTTCATCATGTCCGCCACCCTGTTCTCCCTGGTGGTCTGCAAGACACAGGGTAACTGGAAGCCACGGCCGGCACCGGGTGCCTTCCGGGCAGCGCTGGGTGAAAGCCGGGCGCTGGTGCCATATGCGCTGGTGGGTGCCCTGGTGATCGCCGCCATCTGGATCGTCCTGGGTCTGAAGTTCAACGAATACAGCGCGCCGCTGATCCTGCCGCTGGTGATGCTGGCCCTGGTGCTACTGGATTCGACCAAGGCCAATCGCACCGGGAGCGAAACTCGCTCTCAGGCCTTCTGGAACCGCAGTTCGGCGGCCGCCAGTGATTCCGCCGTGCACATTGGCGCGTTGCTGGCACTGATCGGGTTCTCGATCTGTCTTGGCGGCATTCTCGAGCGCTCCGATATTGTTCACGCATTGTTTCCGGAAGACCTTACCAGCCCATGGATTGCCATGCTGGTTATCGTTGTGATGCTGACGGTGATCGGAATGGTCATGGACCCGTTCGGCGCGGTGATCCTGGTGTCTGCCACGATTGCCCAGCCGGCGATTCAGCTGGGTATCGATCCGCTGCATTTCTGGATCGTGTGCCTGGTGGCCTTCGAACTCGGTTACCTGAGCCCGCCGGTGGCCCTGAACCATCTGCTCACCAGGCAGGTGGTGGGCGAAACCGAAGTGTTGGCCGCCGAGCGCACCGGCTCCTTCTGGCATCGCTACGAGCGGCTGCTCCTGCCCCTGGCGGTGATGGGGCCAACCCTGCTGTTTGTGGCATTCGTGCCCATGCTGTTCTACGCGTTGTAA
- a CDS encoding putative solute-binding protein: MIRKSRPTLTLAALTLAAAAPLASAKTVSMCVFDVIGANGDFYNFVKDYSLEMKSHGVDFELKPYTDEGVAIGDFNAGQCDAVAATDIRIRPFNKFTGSISAVGAIPTYGNLKTLLATLAQPKAAPLMKSNGYEVLGIIPVGAGYLFVNDRSIDTAGELAGKRMATLDYQKDAIHMVNYVKATVVPSDITNFAGKFNNGSVDTAYAPAFAYEALELYKGIGDKGGVVDYPLAQLTLQIVARDEVLGDDLAQKAREEAWNMFPQAMTLIEGQEAAIPDEKWVRIPEQDIRGYQEMFRENRIEMRDGLNGAPDVYHPKMMGLLSKIRCASNPAAAECTAANRE, from the coding sequence ATGATCCGCAAATCCAGACCAACCCTGACCCTGGCCGCCCTGACCCTGGCTGCTGCCGCGCCCCTTGCATCCGCAAAGACCGTCTCCATGTGCGTGTTCGATGTGATCGGGGCCAATGGTGACTTCTATAACTTTGTGAAGGACTACTCCCTGGAAATGAAAAGCCACGGGGTTGATTTCGAGCTCAAGCCCTACACCGACGAAGGCGTCGCCATCGGCGACTTCAACGCCGGCCAGTGTGATGCCGTGGCGGCCACCGACATCCGGATTCGTCCGTTCAACAAGTTCACCGGCAGCATCAGTGCCGTGGGAGCCATTCCCACCTACGGCAACCTGAAAACCCTGCTGGCCACTCTGGCCCAGCCGAAAGCCGCGCCGCTGATGAAATCCAACGGCTATGAAGTGCTGGGTATCATCCCGGTGGGCGCCGGCTACCTGTTCGTGAACGACCGGAGCATTGATACCGCCGGTGAGCTTGCCGGCAAGCGCATGGCAACGCTGGATTACCAGAAAGACGCCATCCATATGGTGAACTACGTGAAGGCCACTGTGGTTCCCTCTGATATCACCAACTTCGCCGGCAAGTTCAATAACGGCTCGGTGGATACCGCCTACGCACCGGCCTTTGCCTATGAAGCGCTCGAACTGTACAAGGGCATTGGCGATAAAGGTGGCGTGGTTGACTATCCCCTGGCGCAGCTGACCCTGCAGATCGTAGCCCGCGATGAGGTCCTCGGAGATGATCTCGCCCAGAAGGCGCGCGAGGAAGCCTGGAACATGTTCCCGCAGGCTATGACCCTGATCGAAGGCCAGGAAGCCGCGATTCCCGATGAGAAGTGGGTACGCATTCCCGAGCAGGACATCCGTGGCTATCAGGAAATGTTCCGGGAGAACCGCATCGAAATGCGTGACGGCCTCAACGGCGCACCGGATGTTTACCATCCCAAGATGATGGGCCTGCTCAGCAAGATCCGCTGTGCCAGCAACCCGGCTGCCGCCGAGTGCACTGCGGCCAACCGGGAATAA